One window of Camelina sativa cultivar DH55 chromosome 4, Cs, whole genome shotgun sequence genomic DNA carries:
- the LOC104782965 gene encoding uncharacterized protein LOC104782965 produces the protein MIGTAGFVVSLMVIPVIISPCVYGKDLPDHQKSQVQKLLKRLNKPALKSIKSDDGDIIDCVPINSQPALDHPLLKNHTIQMRPSFIPKGDHNYTKKDAKAITQVWHKNGECPENTVAIRRTKKEEILRAKSIESFGKKTHQSTPGGHEYAIMDSGDGRFYGTQFAINMWRPEVEVPSEFSLAQTWLSSESDSGINTIEAGWQVYPGMYRDNNLRLFVYWTANGYQPGSESTGCYNHACSGFVQRSNRITVGGSLAPMSQYDGGQYSLPMLIWKSGDNWWLMISDELVGYWPDKLFNSLRNEATKVQWGGEIVNWMTSGRHTDTDMGSGHFADEGFKKASYFRNLMTVDGANTLREPQGLRPWASHGNCYNVKPGNGGTSFGSHFYFGGPGRNGNCP, from the exons ATGATAGGAACGGCTGGATTCGTAGTATCTCTGATGGTGATACCGGTGATAATATCTCCTTGTGTCTATGGAAAAGATCTCCCTGATCACCAGAAAAGCCAAGTACAAAAGCTTTTGAAGCGACTTAACAAACCTGCACTTAAGTCCATTAAG agtGACGATGGAGATATAATAGATTGTGTTCCAATTAATAGTCAACCAGCTTTGGATCATCCTTTGCTTAAAAACCACACAATCCAG ATGAGACCGAGTTTTATCCCAAAAGGTGATCATAATTACACCAAGAAAGATGCAAAGGCTATAACTCAGGTGTGGCACAAGAATGGAGAGTGTCCGGAAAACACTGTTGCtataagaagaacaaagaaagaagaaatcttACGAGCAAAATCCATCGAGAGTTTCGGGAAAAAGACTCATCAAAGCACCCCTGGAGGCCATGAG TATGCTATCATGGATTCGGGGGACGGAAGGTTTTACGGGACACAATTTGCAATTAATATGTGGAGACCAGAAGTTGAAGTTCCCTCAGAATTCAGTTTGGCTCAGACTTGGCTGTCGTCTGAATCTGACAGTGGTATTAACACCATTGAAGCTGGTTGGCAG gttTATCCAGGGATGTACCGTGATAATAATCTTAGATTATTTGTTTACTGGACG GCGAATGGGTATCAACCAGGGTCAGAGTCGACTGGGTGTTATAACCACGCCTGCTCAGGTTTTGTTCAGAGGAGCAATCGTATCACTGTAGGCGGATCCTTAGCTCCCATGTCACAATACGACGGAGGTCAATACAGCCTCCCCATGCTTATTTGGAAG AGCGGCGACAATTGGTGGCTAATGATCAGTGACGAACTTGTCGGGTACTGGCCTGACAAGTTGTTCAATTCTCTAAGAAATGAAGCTACGAAAGTTCAATGGGGTGGTGAGATCGTAAACTGGATGACCAGTGGGAGACACACTGACACTGATATGGGAAGTGGACATTTTGCTGATGAAGGGTTTAAGAAAGCGAGTTATTTCAGGAATCTTATGACAGTTGATGGAGCCAATACTCTGAGGGAACCACAAGGACTTAGGCCTTGGGCTTCTCATGGTAACTGTTACAATGTTAAGCCAGGAAATGGTGGAACGAGCTTTGGGAGTCATTTCTACTTTGGTGGTCCTGGTCGAAACGGTAACTGTCCTTGA